One Denticeps clupeoides chromosome 3, fDenClu1.1, whole genome shotgun sequence DNA window includes the following coding sequences:
- the bspry gene encoding LOW QUALITY PROTEIN: B box and SPRY domain-containing protein (The sequence of the model RefSeq protein was modified relative to this genomic sequence to represent the inferred CDS: deleted 2 bases in 1 codon): MSADGSFAGFAAAGGDTDSRLGRSAPAGSTWSGPERPAGRCGVHGRDLDRFCGSEGKLVCSQCVAAGDCRGHSVTQLDNKATAVRNQLVDVCEKIQLQTLRIERFISQTLVAREKALQTEASSARERVVAQVNAIREALEEEEQRLLEAVQREEERVEQCLLTQRAHWNQALATLTQKRSSLVHTLTHTQDDAELVTSIQEISDRVEEAEGVGEPCDTEQLTMSSDCSDSRLMQGLWASAILLGPSAYGPANLRFDERTVSPMLSLSANERTITFLPKRSRRAPPPDPARFDSWPNALCSLAISSGTHSWVLDVGQSAAFKVGVCFASMERKGMGNSARLGYNDQSWVLSHYEGEYSFCHAGNNVALPLARRPSRVGFLLDWSAHTLLFFDPDSNCVLHVLRHTFQAPLYPACALADRCITLLQ; the protein is encoded by the exons ATGAGCGCGGACGGAAGCTTTGCTGGATTCGCGGCGGCGGGCGGGGACACGGACTCCCGCCTGGGACGCTCGGCACCTGCGGGGTCGACCTGGTCCGGTCCGGAGCGGCCCGCCGGCCGCTGCGGGGTCCACGGCCGCGACCTGGACCGGTTCTGTGGGTCCGAGGGGAAGCTCGTGTGCTCGCAGTGCGTCGCCGCAGGTGACTGTCGGGGTCATTCGGTCACGCAACTGGACAACAAAGCCACAGCCGTGAGG AATCAGCTTGTGGACGTTTGTGAGAAGATACAGCTGCAGACATTGCGGATCGAGCGCTTTATCAGTCAGACCCTGGTCGCCAGGGAGAAAGCGTTGCAG ACGGAGGCCAGCAGCGCTCGGGAGCGTGTGGTGGCGCAGGTGAATGCCATCCGGGAGGCgctggaagaggaggagcagcgCCTCCTCGAGGCCGTCCAGAGGGAGGAGGAGCGGGTGGAGCAATGCCTCCTCACCCAGAGGGCGCACTGGAACCAGGCGCTGGCCACTCTCACGCAGAAACGCAGCAGCCTGGtgcacaccctcacacacaca caggacgaCGCGGAGCTGGTG ACCTCAATCCAGGAAATTTCTGACAG AGTGGAAGAGGCAGAAGGTGTGGGGGAACCCTGTGACACAGAGCAGCTGACAATGAGCTCCGACTGCAGTGACAGCAGACTGATGCAGGGCCTCTGGGCCAGTGCCATTCTTCTGGGCCCATCAG CTTATGGCCCAGCCAACCTGAGGTTTGATGAGCGTACGGTCAGCCCCATGCTCTCCCTGTCTGCTAACGAACGAACCATCACTTTCCTGCCTAAACGTTCACGTCGGGCGCCACCACCTGACCCGGCACGTTTTGACAGCTGGCCCAACGCCCTCTGCTCTCTGGCTATTTCCTCTGGGACCCACAGCTGGGTTCTGGATGTGGGGCAGAGCGCTGCCTTCAAAGTAGGCGTGTGTTTCGCCAGCATGGAACGCAAGGGGATGGGCAACTCTGCCCGTCTGGGATACAACGACCAGTCATGGGTGTTGTCGCACTATGAGGGGGAATATTCCTTTTGCCATGCAGGAAACAATGTTGCTTTACCACTGGCGCGCCGACCCAGTCGCGTGGGGTTTTTGCTCGACTGGTCCGCTCACACCCTCTTGTTCTTTGACCCAGACTCCAACTGTGTTCTCCATGTGCTCAGACACACCTTCCAGGCGCCGCTGTATCCTGCCTGTGCTCTGGCGGACCGCTGCATCACGCTGCTGCAATGA